From a region of the Geothrix sp. 21YS21S-2 genome:
- a CDS encoding YebC/PmpR family DNA-binding transcriptional regulator: protein MSGHSKWSTIKHKKGAADAKRGKVFTRILKEITVAARLGGGDVAANPRLRLAVDTAKGSNMPKDNWERAIKKGTGELEGVTYEEVLYEGYGPGGAAIIVEALTDNKNRTTPEIRSYFSKFGNELGAANSVSYMFTKQGQIVVDGEVAEDTVMEVALEAGADDVQGEEGAWIISTDPAAYQAVKDAVDAAKLPVLEAKIIRTSAVRVDMNNDKLKSFLKLIDLLEDNDDVQNVWTNADYDEPEE, encoded by the coding sequence ATGTCAGGCCACAGCAAATGGTCCACGATCAAGCACAAGAAGGGCGCCGCTGACGCCAAGCGGGGCAAGGTCTTCACCCGGATCCTCAAGGAGATCACGGTCGCGGCCCGCCTGGGAGGCGGGGATGTGGCCGCCAACCCCCGGCTGCGCCTGGCGGTGGATACCGCCAAGGGCAGCAACATGCCCAAGGACAACTGGGAGCGCGCCATCAAGAAGGGCACCGGCGAGCTTGAGGGCGTGACCTACGAGGAAGTGCTCTACGAGGGTTACGGCCCCGGCGGCGCGGCCATCATCGTGGAGGCCCTCACCGACAACAAGAACCGCACCACCCCCGAGATCCGCAGCTACTTCTCCAAGTTCGGCAACGAGCTGGGCGCGGCCAACTCCGTGTCCTACATGTTCACCAAGCAGGGCCAGATCGTCGTGGACGGCGAAGTGGCCGAGGACACCGTCATGGAGGTGGCCCTGGAGGCCGGCGCCGACGACGTGCAGGGCGAGGAGGGGGCCTGGATCATCAGCACCGACCCCGCCGCCTACCAGGCCGTGAAGGACGCCGTGGACGCCGCCAAGCTCCCCGTGCTGGAAGCCAAGATCATCCGCACCTCGGCGGTGCGGGTGGACATGAACAACGACAAGCTGAAATCCTTCCTGAAGCTCATCGACCTGCTCGAGGACAACGACGACGTCCAGAACGTCTGGACCAACGCCGACTACGACGAACCCGAGGAGTAG
- a CDS encoding Smr/MutS family protein, whose amino-acid sequence MVWKKDLEKLKKSLAEDPAPPKAPPPKPKPTEFKPMEEEDAVFLSAMGKRPKAAPSITAPAAPAPAAPPAPAEPGLDFASAMGELKGMVALPATQLAPKPAPRPEPKPEPPPVKLPAPPPALKVPEPLETPLPEPPPAQPVQINLAAGMAIDVDGTLDLKGHGRNDAEERLKERILDGHALGWRTLHVVLGPAEDLRSMFLELVGRSGRIARYAQAPIPMGGSQAWIIYFRGPGAAPEAN is encoded by the coding sequence ATGGTCTGGAAGAAGGATCTCGAAAAGCTGAAGAAATCCCTGGCGGAGGACCCGGCGCCCCCAAAGGCGCCGCCTCCCAAGCCCAAGCCGACGGAATTCAAGCCCATGGAGGAGGAGGATGCCGTCTTCCTGAGCGCCATGGGCAAGCGGCCCAAGGCCGCCCCCTCCATCACCGCCCCCGCCGCCCCGGCCCCCGCGGCCCCGCCGGCCCCGGCCGAGCCGGGCCTGGATTTCGCCTCCGCCATGGGCGAGCTGAAGGGCATGGTCGCCCTTCCGGCCACCCAGCTCGCGCCCAAACCGGCGCCCAGGCCCGAGCCGAAACCCGAGCCGCCGCCGGTGAAACTGCCCGCGCCTCCGCCGGCCCTGAAGGTGCCCGAGCCCCTGGAGACCCCGCTCCCCGAGCCCCCGCCCGCCCAGCCCGTGCAGATCAACCTGGCCGCTGGCATGGCCATCGACGTGGACGGCACCCTGGATCTCAAGGGCCACGGACGCAACGACGCCGAGGAGCGCCTCAAGGAGCGGATCCTCGACGGCCATGCCCTGGGCTGGCGCACCCTCCACGTCGTCCTGGGCCCCGCCGAGGACCTCCGGAGCATGTTCCTGGAACTGGTCGGACGCTCGGGGCGCATCGCCCGCTACGCCCAGGCGCCCATCCCCATGGGCGGGAGCCAGGCCTGGATCATCTATTTCCGCGGCCCCGGAGCCGCCCCCGAGGCCAATTGA
- the ybeY gene encoding rRNA maturation RNase YbeY gives MLKLRDRLAPKAEGISISYLDDRAMRKLNREHRDINQTTDVLSFPANPEKGAFQHLGDLVVSLPMAEKMAKKLGVSRRREVETLIIHGFLHLCGHDHEQDGGEMLALQAELEREFLEAEPLPMAVKRGRKPGSKVKRLKDGSRVVVTGRAAHALVRKEAAKKVKPAKKAEKAPRKAAEKPKRAPGRPRKAVEAAAAPKRVVRRKRPPLRSGVLG, from the coding sequence TTGCTCAAGCTCCGCGACCGCCTGGCACCGAAAGCCGAAGGCATATCCATCTCGTACCTCGACGACCGCGCGATGCGGAAGCTGAACAGGGAACACCGCGACATCAATCAGACGACAGATGTCCTCAGCTTCCCGGCAAACCCGGAAAAAGGCGCCTTCCAGCACCTAGGAGATCTGGTCGTCAGCCTGCCCATGGCCGAGAAGATGGCCAAGAAGCTGGGCGTCAGCCGGCGGCGGGAGGTCGAGACCCTGATCATCCACGGCTTCCTGCACCTCTGCGGCCACGACCACGAGCAGGACGGCGGCGAGATGCTGGCCCTGCAGGCCGAACTGGAGCGGGAGTTCCTGGAGGCCGAGCCCCTGCCCATGGCCGTCAAGCGCGGCCGCAAACCCGGCAGCAAGGTCAAGCGCCTCAAGGACGGCAGCCGGGTGGTGGTGACCGGCCGAGCGGCCCACGCCCTGGTCCGCAAGGAGGCCGCCAAGAAGGTCAAGCCCGCCAAGAAGGCGGAGAAGGCCCCCCGCAAGGCCGCCGAGAAGCCCAAGCGGGCCCCGGGCCGCCCCCGCAAGGCGGTCGAGGCGGCCGCGGCCCCCAAGCGGGTCGTGCGCCGCAAGCGTCCTCCCCTCCGGTCCGGCGTGCTGGGCTGA
- a CDS encoding 16S rRNA (guanine(527)-N(7))-methyltransferase RsmG, with product MKEPVTQYLDLLDRWSRTHALTSLEMEERFEELILDSAVLLPFLDTLGPGSKVADFGTGMGIPAIVLALGRPDLTVFALDKSRKKIAFVKQAALELGLTNLRPLAGRAEELPPLGAHLGVAKAVGTLDLLLGWWERHGVPGAPFLALKGAPEEAPAGYALAAHGYRLPTRGRRAVLELRRAVSG from the coding sequence ATGAAGGAACCCGTCACACAGTACCTGGATCTTCTGGATCGATGGAGCCGTACCCACGCGCTGACATCCCTGGAGATGGAAGAACGGTTTGAAGAATTGATCCTGGATTCGGCCGTCCTCCTGCCCTTCCTGGACACCCTGGGGCCGGGGAGCAAGGTCGCGGATTTCGGCACGGGGATGGGCATCCCCGCGATCGTCCTGGCCTTGGGGCGGCCCGACCTGACGGTCTTCGCCCTGGACAAGTCCAGGAAGAAGATCGCCTTCGTGAAGCAGGCGGCCCTGGAGCTGGGCCTGACGAACCTGCGGCCCCTGGCGGGCCGGGCGGAGGAGCTCCCGCCCCTGGGCGCCCACCTGGGCGTGGCCAAGGCCGTGGGCACCCTGGACCTCCTCCTGGGCTGGTGGGAGCGCCACGGTGTCCCTGGAGCCCCCTTCCTGGCCCTCAAGGGCGCCCCCGAGGAGGCCCCGGCCGGGTACGCCCTGGCGGCGCACGGCTACCGCCTGCCGACGCGGGGCCGGCGGGCGGTGCTGGAGCTGCGCAGGGCCGTCAGCGGGTGA
- the scpB gene encoding SMC-Scp complex subunit ScpB, whose amino-acid sequence MTDGNEIFQDSEPLWEAGGDLPGALEAVLVASGEVLDMARLKELTGLGEGTIRLGLEKLAERLVPPRGLRLLEVGGGWRLAAAPEYQAMISRLVTITRSGKLTPAQIETLAIIAYRQPVTIPEINELRGVTSCSTQVKSLAERELITPAGRKAVVGRPMMWATTMKFLVHFGLRSLNDLPRLGDFGEANLEALALARLEPPLPEGGLFDGVEEEPGETDD is encoded by the coding sequence GTGACGGACGGCAACGAGATCTTCCAGGATTCCGAGCCCCTGTGGGAGGCCGGCGGGGACCTGCCCGGCGCCCTGGAGGCGGTGCTGGTGGCCAGCGGCGAGGTGCTGGACATGGCGCGGCTGAAGGAGCTGACGGGACTGGGCGAAGGCACCATCCGGCTGGGCCTGGAGAAGCTCGCGGAGCGGCTGGTGCCGCCCCGGGGCCTGCGGCTGCTGGAGGTGGGGGGAGGTTGGCGCCTGGCGGCGGCGCCGGAGTACCAGGCGATGATCAGCCGCCTGGTGACCATCACCCGCAGCGGCAAGCTCACCCCCGCCCAGATCGAGACCCTGGCCATCATCGCCTACCGCCAGCCGGTGACCATCCCCGAGATCAACGAGCTGCGCGGCGTCACCAGCTGCTCCACCCAGGTCAAGAGCCTGGCCGAGCGCGAGCTCATCACCCCCGCCGGCCGCAAGGCGGTGGTGGGCCGGCCCATGATGTGGGCCACCACCATGAAGTTCCTGGTCCACTTCGGCCTGCGGAGCCTCAACGACCTGCCCCGGCTGGGGGACTTCGGCGAGGCGAACCTGGAGGCCCTGGCCCTGGCGCGCCTGGAGCCGCCCCTGCCCGAGGGCGGGCTGTTCGACGGCGTCGAGGAAGAACCCGGGGAGACCGATGACTGA
- a CDS encoding outer membrane beta-barrel protein, producing MKFWIPAATTLALAMGGPLAAQEPHFGIGVTVGVPTGAFNSTTYGSGIRESYDSALGLQFTASFPVDRSLAWRLNLSGQTFSGHVDEPGQFRVNTQDAMFSIGGDAQIFVGGGNAQRHLGTYLIGGLALDLERFTASLDDPSFYADTVTNKSRLGLNVGIGHSMRYVGRWRWNFEATYHKTLTSHDTGAGDPPAADFIRLGAGVVF from the coding sequence ATGAAATTCTGGATCCCTGCAGCAACGACCCTCGCCCTGGCCATGGGCGGCCCCCTCGCCGCCCAGGAACCCCATTTCGGGATCGGCGTGACGGTGGGCGTTCCCACCGGCGCCTTCAACAGCACGACCTACGGCTCGGGCATCCGGGAGTCCTACGACTCGGCCCTGGGCCTGCAGTTCACCGCCAGCTTCCCCGTGGACCGCTCCCTGGCGTGGCGACTGAACCTCTCGGGCCAGACCTTCTCGGGCCACGTGGACGAGCCGGGCCAGTTCCGCGTCAACACCCAGGACGCCATGTTCAGCATCGGCGGTGACGCGCAGATCTTCGTGGGCGGAGGCAATGCCCAGCGGCACCTCGGCACCTACCTCATCGGCGGCCTCGCGCTGGACCTGGAGCGCTTCACCGCCAGCCTCGACGATCCCAGCTTCTACGCCGACACCGTCACCAACAAGAGCCGCCTGGGCCTGAACGTGGGCATCGGGCACAGCATGCGCTACGTGGGCCGGTGGCGGTGGAACTTCGAGGCCACCTACCACAAGACCCTGACCAGCCACGACACCGGCGCGGGCGACCCGCCGGCGGCCGACTTCATCCGACTGGGCGCGGGGGTCGTCTTCTAG
- a CDS encoding tRNA1(Val) (adenine(37)-N6)-methyltransferase, translating into MTDDVYKGWTRPGPRPPGGVEPEEGETLDFITGHYRLFQYRRGHRFSTDDILTAWYGTTWCPRPARVADLGSGIGSVATSVAWRCPGARIHTVEAQAISARLARKSVAYNGLQDRYTIHEGDLRDPDLFAGEEPFDLVLGSPPYWPVGSKAEAAHPQAIPARLEVRGDIGDYAKAAARILAPGGLFACVFPSDQIDRAEKAYREAELLLMRRQDVVFKEGEPYGIALFAGCRKGDLPEGFGEAAGFPVVAPPVTIRRCDGSVDPSIAMVRLAMGFPPGLALG; encoded by the coding sequence ATGACTGACGACGTCTACAAGGGCTGGACCCGGCCCGGCCCCAGGCCCCCCGGGGGCGTCGAGCCCGAGGAGGGCGAGACCCTGGACTTCATCACCGGCCACTACCGGCTCTTCCAGTACCGGCGCGGCCACCGCTTCTCCACGGACGACATCCTCACCGCCTGGTACGGCACCACCTGGTGCCCGAGGCCGGCCCGGGTGGCGGATCTGGGCTCGGGCATCGGCAGCGTGGCCACCTCCGTGGCCTGGCGCTGCCCCGGCGCCCGGATCCACACCGTGGAGGCCCAGGCCATCTCCGCGCGCCTGGCCCGCAAGAGCGTGGCCTACAACGGCCTCCAGGACCGCTACACCATCCACGAAGGGGACCTGCGGGACCCGGACCTGTTCGCGGGGGAGGAACCCTTCGACCTGGTGCTGGGTTCGCCGCCCTACTGGCCCGTGGGCTCCAAGGCCGAGGCCGCGCATCCCCAGGCCATTCCGGCCCGGCTGGAGGTGCGGGGGGACATCGGGGACTACGCCAAGGCCGCCGCGCGCATCCTGGCGCCGGGGGGGCTCTTCGCGTGCGTGTTCCCCTCCGACCAGATCGACCGCGCCGAGAAGGCCTACCGGGAAGCGGAGCTCCTCCTCATGCGCCGGCAGGACGTGGTGTTCAAGGAGGGGGAGCCGTACGGCATCGCGCTGTTCGCCGGGTGCCGGAAAGGTGACCTGCCGGAGGGGTTCGGGGAGGCCGCGGGGTTCCCGGTGGTGGCGCCCCCCGTGACCATCCGCAGGTGCGACGGCAGCGTGGATCCGTCCATCGCCATGGTCCGCCTGGCCATGGGCTTCCCCCCCGGCCTCGCCCTGGGGTGA
- a CDS encoding LysM peptidoglycan-binding domain-containing protein: MHKRTRLHAFAVISCLAMGLSAQEPAAKQPGKTTAEPIKVAAHSSRWDYPKEITPPEGFKVHIVEKGDTLWDLGNKYLGNPFSWPQIWELNKWVKDPHWIYPGDPLIVDASRSAVAPGKESDAAPYEVSTLKPDLRSRPKPTLDEYAYSFQDFIQLPFISAKGADAYFKNAGGFLIHGHQDRTRGILSDGDTIYFNGGSNQGIKAGDRLVVTKVLAKGFYHPDDITHRTKMGDVLQQQGVIRVTTLYPDSSVAIIEHALDGIYEGAYAVPFSEPANIVANLRKDVASPVPLKEPLAKIIFLREDRPVAAAGDMVIIDQGANQGFKVGDILITARRRPLDSSTITGDPVKDAAQPSTNYFLGQLMVVRTEEGTATCRILRSKEEVFVGDIVTR, encoded by the coding sequence ATGCATAAGCGGACAAGGCTCCATGCGTTTGCGGTCATCTCTTGCCTGGCCATGGGGCTGTCGGCCCAGGAGCCCGCTGCCAAGCAGCCCGGCAAGACCACCGCGGAACCCATCAAGGTCGCCGCCCACTCCTCCCGCTGGGACTATCCCAAGGAGATCACCCCTCCCGAAGGCTTCAAGGTGCACATCGTCGAGAAGGGCGACACCCTGTGGGACCTGGGCAACAAGTATCTGGGCAACCCCTTCTCCTGGCCGCAGATCTGGGAGCTCAACAAGTGGGTCAAGGACCCGCACTGGATCTACCCCGGCGACCCCCTCATCGTCGACGCCTCCCGCTCCGCCGTGGCCCCGGGCAAGGAAAGCGACGCCGCCCCCTACGAGGTCTCCACCCTCAAGCCCGACCTGCGCAGCCGGCCCAAGCCGACGCTGGACGAGTACGCGTACTCCTTCCAGGACTTCATCCAGCTGCCCTTCATCTCCGCCAAGGGCGCCGACGCCTACTTCAAGAACGCCGGCGGCTTCCTCATCCACGGCCACCAGGACCGCACCCGCGGCATCCTCTCGGACGGCGACACGATCTACTTCAACGGCGGCTCCAACCAGGGCATCAAGGCCGGGGACAGGCTCGTGGTGACCAAGGTGCTCGCGAAGGGCTTCTACCACCCCGACGACATCACCCACCGCACGAAGATGGGCGACGTGCTTCAGCAGCAGGGGGTCATCCGCGTGACCACGCTCTACCCGGATTCCTCCGTGGCCATCATCGAGCACGCCCTCGACGGCATCTATGAAGGCGCCTACGCGGTGCCCTTCTCCGAGCCGGCCAACATCGTGGCCAACCTGCGCAAGGACGTGGCCAGTCCCGTGCCCCTCAAGGAACCCCTGGCCAAGATCATCTTCCTGCGCGAGGACCGCCCGGTCGCCGCGGCCGGGGACATGGTCATCATCGACCAGGGCGCCAACCAGGGCTTCAAGGTGGGCGACATCCTCATCACCGCCCGTCGCCGTCCCCTCGACAGCTCGACCATCACGGGCGACCCCGTCAAGGACGCGGCCCAGCCCTCCACCAACTACTTCCTGGGCCAGCTGATGGTGGTGCGCACCGAGGAGGGCACGGCCACCTGCCGCATCCTCCGCAGCAAGGAAGAGGTCTTCGTGGGCGACATCGTCACCCGCTGA
- a CDS encoding motility protein A produces the protein MDRGTLIGLLLGLGLLVLAISLGPNPRYFIHPESMIVVVGGVIASTLIRFPLGAVRGAFGVATQAFFTHPAAHQEIVNELVGLSQRARREGVLGLERHMPADPFMQAGIRMVVDRVDRDHISDVLSQEIFATQERHGLGQEIFRFIATAAPSFGMVGTLIGMVHLFASLKDPSGIGLGMALSLLSTLYGAVIAYLFALPISGKLELRSREEAQRKRLILEGVLGIADEMNPGQLEEQLNASLAPRFKTRRAGAPRG, from the coding sequence ATGGATCGTGGAACCCTGATCGGCCTGCTCCTGGGCCTTGGCCTGCTGGTGCTGGCCATCTCCCTGGGGCCCAATCCCCGGTACTTCATCCACCCGGAGAGCATGATCGTGGTGGTCGGGGGGGTCATCGCCTCCACCCTCATCCGGTTCCCCCTGGGAGCCGTGCGCGGCGCCTTCGGCGTGGCCACCCAGGCCTTCTTCACCCACCCCGCCGCCCACCAGGAGATCGTCAACGAGCTGGTGGGCCTGTCCCAGCGGGCCCGTCGGGAGGGCGTCCTGGGCCTGGAGCGGCACATGCCCGCGGACCCCTTCATGCAGGCCGGCATCCGCATGGTGGTGGACCGGGTGGACCGGGACCACATCAGCGACGTGCTGAGCCAGGAGATCTTCGCCACCCAGGAGCGCCACGGCCTGGGCCAGGAGATCTTCCGCTTCATCGCCACCGCCGCCCCCAGCTTCGGCATGGTGGGCACCCTCATCGGCATGGTGCACCTCTTCGCGAGCCTGAAGGACCCCAGCGGCATCGGCCTGGGAATGGCGCTTTCCCTCCTGTCCACCCTCTACGGCGCGGTCATCGCCTACCTCTTCGCCCTGCCCATCTCGGGCAAGCTGGAGCTCCGCAGCCGGGAGGAGGCCCAGCGCAAGCGCCTCATCCTCGAGGGCGTCCTGGGCATCGCCGACGAGATGAACCCCGGCCAGCTGGAGGAGCAGCTCAACGCCTCCCTGGCGCCCCGGTTCAAGACCCGCAGGGCCGGAGCCCCCCGTGGCTAA
- a CDS encoding flagellar motor protein MotB encodes MAKILSRSQRRKDDYEGLWFITFADLMVQLMAFFAVIYSFTSQDQRKVQEVLLALQHELGAKGEGVLPGHTGIAPERAADLEKLLNDLKPVEGQDHGVKMQVVRFRGGLLFSEGGSAFDPSFEPMMKRISEIALQYPGYTLVCEGHTAQDEQGRAKGQDALDLSSQRAQAAVRHLVALGMDPALLAAEAHGDSQLEGNPDTPEGRALQRRVKFRFQRVSER; translated from the coding sequence GTGGCTAAGATCCTGAGCCGGTCCCAGCGCCGGAAGGACGACTACGAGGGCCTGTGGTTCATCACCTTCGCGGACCTCATGGTGCAGCTCATGGCCTTCTTCGCCGTGATCTATTCCTTCACCTCCCAGGACCAGCGCAAGGTGCAGGAGGTGCTCCTGGCCCTCCAGCACGAGCTGGGCGCCAAGGGGGAGGGCGTCCTCCCCGGCCACACCGGCATCGCCCCCGAGCGCGCCGCGGACCTGGAGAAGCTCCTCAACGACCTCAAGCCCGTCGAGGGCCAGGACCACGGCGTGAAGATGCAGGTGGTGCGCTTCCGGGGAGGCCTCCTCTTCAGCGAGGGCGGATCGGCCTTCGACCCCAGCTTCGAGCCCATGATGAAGCGCATCTCCGAGATCGCCCTCCAGTACCCCGGCTACACCCTTGTGTGCGAGGGCCACACCGCCCAGGACGAGCAGGGCCGGGCCAAGGGCCAGGACGCCCTGGACCTCAGCTCCCAGCGGGCCCAGGCCGCGGTGCGCCACCTGGTCGCCCTGGGCATGGACCCCGCCCTCCTGGCTGCCGAAGCGCACGGCGACTCCCAGCTGGAAGGCAACCCCGACACCCCCGAGGGCAGGGCCCTGCAAAGGCGGGTGAAATTCCGCTTCCAGCGCGTATCCGAACGCTGA